CAGACTAAAAAGGAAATTGTTGTTGCTAGAGCTTTTGGGGAAAGAATACACGATTTAGATTCCTTAATTGAAGCTACTTGTACTTATCTCACTCGTGCAGTAGAGAAACTCTGGAGAGAGGAACGATATGCTCGAACTTTGACAATATATATCCGAACAGATCCTTTCAAAACAGATGAAAAACAATATTCTCAATCTGTTAGAGTCCAAATACCAGTCGCTACTAGAGATCTCTTCGAATTACAAAACTATTGTATACAAGCTCTTAAACAAATCTATCGATCTGATTTTTTATATAAGAAGTCAGGAGTTATGCTTTCCGCCTTAGTAAATGAGGATCAAATACAGAAAGATCTCTTTTACGGCGATTCAGATGATAGGATTACTGAAGCTGTAGTAGGCATCAACAATCGATACTATACTGGCAAAATAAGGACTGCTATCACTGGTTTTGGAAAAAGGTCCTGGCGAATGAGAAGAGACACTATTTCTCCCTACTTTACGTCTAACTGGAAAGATATACCTGTAATATCTGTCGATCATTTTATGCAAAAAGACATTTAAATAAAAAGAATCGTAAATGAACTTATAATAAATAAAAAGACAGACTAATTTAATGCATTATTCAGGATAATTGTGATTTAATTTACTCTTCTTCAATCTCCTCTGACATTTCAACCTCTTCGGTATCATTCAAATCCTTAGATTTTCTTTTTACCCGCTTTCCTTCTAATATCTGCCAATCAAGTTCGATCCCGAAATTGTCCCAGTAATATTGGAGAATTTTATTTTTACACGATTTTAGAGTTCCATCTTGCATCCATTGTCGATATCGAGAATGAATTGTAGAACGTTTCCCAAATCTCGCGGGCAACTCTTTCCAAGATATATCGTGCTCCATACGATAAACAATTCCAGCAAGAATATACCTATCGCTACTTTTTGGACGCCCAACTAATGGTTTTGAATCGCTATCCTCTTTTCCTTTTATCTTAACTTTCAAGGATTCCCAAAGATCATCAGGTAAGGGAGTAAGGATTAACATCATTTTTGTATTAAATGGCAATGATTCCATGTAATCTCAATCGGCGGTGAAAAAGATCGTGTCTCAGTCTTTTTAATAAATTGTATGCTTAATATACGGAAAAAAAGAAGCAGTTTAGTGAGTGTAATATAGAAAGGTCCAGAAACATTAATTTTAGATCAGGGATCAGATCAGGCATCCCAAATATATAAAATTCCTTCAAAATACAAAATTAG
This genomic window from Leptospira neocaledonica contains:
- a CDS encoding transposase: MESLPFNTKMMLILTPLPDDLWESLKVKIKGKEDSDSKPLVGRPKSSDRYILAGIVYRMEHDISWKELPARFGKRSTIHSRYRQWMQDGTLKSCKNKILQYYWDNFGIELDWQILEGKRVKRKSKDLNDTEEVEMSEEIEEE